From Virgibacillus siamensis, a single genomic window includes:
- a CDS encoding single-stranded DNA-binding protein yields the protein MNSVNLVGRLTKDPEIKVTDNGTYISSFTVAVNRPYAKEETGQQADFVNCRAFNKVAQNLAEYQRKGNLISLEGKLNSYCFSDDNGENVFMLNVVAQSITYLEKRVNARG from the coding sequence ATGAACTCAGTAAATTTAGTAGGCAGGTTGACAAAAGACCCTGAAATCAAGGTGACAGACAACGGAACGTATATTTCATCGTTTACGGTTGCTGTTAATCGACCTTATGCGAAAGAAGAAACAGGGCAACAGGCAGACTTTGTTAACTGCAGAGCATTTAACAAGGTAGCCCAAAATCTTGCAGAATACCAGCGAAAAGGAAACCTAATTTCTCTTGAGGGGAAACTTAATTCTTATTGTTTTTCAGATGATAACGGGGAAAATGTATTTATGCTGAATGTTGTAGCACAGTCCATAACTTATTTAGAAAAAAGGGTGAATGCAAGGGGTTAA
- a CDS encoding ArdC family protein, which translates to MSKKIYEMITNQIIEKLEEGTVPWKQPFKNGIPIKWKSQKPYRGINLFLLDGGEYASFKQITEAGGSVKKGEKGQIAIFFKMLDIEDEETGEKKTIPFLRYHKVFKVGEQTEGIEPKQEPEKFEHDPIKEAEEIINGYFNPPSYSFHSGGAWYKPFQDHVNVPPKEDFESIHEYYSTFFHEIIHSTGHKERLSREGVTGQHRFGTKDYSKEELVAEIGASMLCGVTGIENETIDNSASYISGWLQKLKNDKTLIVKASQQAQKASDHIRGIEFQ; encoded by the coding sequence ATGAGTAAAAAAATCTATGAAATGATTACAAACCAAATCATTGAAAAACTGGAAGAAGGTACTGTTCCCTGGAAACAACCTTTTAAAAACGGTATTCCTATTAAGTGGAAAAGTCAAAAGCCATACAGAGGAATTAATTTATTCTTACTTGATGGCGGAGAATATGCTTCATTTAAGCAAATAACAGAAGCAGGTGGTTCTGTTAAAAAAGGTGAAAAAGGACAAATTGCTATATTTTTTAAAATGCTTGATATAGAAGATGAAGAAACAGGCGAGAAAAAAACCATACCATTTTTGAGGTATCATAAAGTTTTTAAAGTTGGTGAACAAACCGAAGGCATAGAGCCAAAACAGGAACCTGAAAAATTTGAACATGACCCAATAAAAGAAGCGGAAGAAATTATAAACGGATATTTCAACCCTCCGTCATACAGCTTTCATTCAGGCGGTGCTTGGTACAAACCTTTTCAAGACCATGTAAATGTACCACCTAAAGAGGATTTTGAAAGCATTCACGAATATTACAGTACCTTTTTCCATGAAATAATTCATAGCACAGGGCATAAAGAGCGGTTAAGCCGAGAAGGTGTGACAGGTCAACACCGTTTCGGTACTAAAGATTACAGCAAGGAAGAACTTGTTGCAGAGATCGGGGCTTCCATGCTATGCGGGGTGACTGGTATTGAAAACGAAACAATAGATAACTCAGCAAGTTATATAAGCGGTTGGTTACAAAAGTTAAAGAACGATAAAACATTAATTGTTAAGGCTTCACAACAAGCCCAGAAGGCAAGCGACCATATACGAGGTATTGAATTTCAATAA
- a CDS encoding JAB domain-containing protein has product MKTVFEIQRIKQVALEATTNTKVISSPYDVAEIAKQTIGDEDREVVLVICLNTHKDVIAIHKAHIGDVDSCPISCKEIFKAAILNSASTIAISHNHPSGTIQESQQDINATKTLISAGDILDIPVIDHVIVGFNNPNYNSLRTAGYFN; this is encoded by the coding sequence ATGAAAACAGTTTTTGAAATACAACGCATTAAACAAGTTGCACTGGAAGCAACAACAAATACAAAGGTAATTTCCTCTCCATACGATGTTGCAGAAATTGCAAAACAAACTATTGGGGACGAGGACCGGGAAGTAGTGCTTGTTATTTGTTTGAATACACATAAGGATGTTATTGCTATTCATAAAGCACATATTGGTGATGTTGATTCTTGCCCTATTAGTTGCAAAGAAATTTTTAAAGCAGCTATCTTAAATAGTGCTTCAACAATTGCTATCAGCCATAATCATCCCAGTGGCACAATTCAGGAATCGCAGCAAGACATTAATGCTACCAAAACTCTTATCTCCGCAGGTGACATTTTGGATATTCCAGTAATTGATCATGTGATTGTGGGGTTTAATAATCCAAATTATAACAGCCTTCGTACAGCAGGATATTTTAATTAA
- a CDS encoding DUF3846 domain-containing protein, protein MEKSKTIRVLMIKFNMDIMNFETDVIELKNDLAYNLADYRKIIDCSMIDIVNLGEDVCIIIDDEGLLKSGNPVLNIETESGHELQLAGTLIFAGNRQADEGDEITSLETGKCLNLLHNLKLSVIGVTR, encoded by the coding sequence ATGGAAAAGTCAAAAACCATTCGAGTGTTAATGATTAAATTTAATATGGATATCATGAATTTTGAAACAGATGTTATCGAACTTAAAAATGATCTTGCATACAATTTAGCTGATTACCGGAAAATCATTGACTGCAGCATGATAGACATTGTTAATCTTGGCGAGGATGTTTGTATCATCATTGATGATGAAGGGTTGCTTAAGTCCGGTAATCCTGTCCTAAATATCGAAACAGAATCTGGCCATGAATTGCAGCTCGCGGGTACACTCATTTTTGCAGGAAATCGTCAAGCAGATGAAGGGGATGAAATAACATCACTAGAAACAGGTAAATGCCTTAACCTTTTGCATAACCTGAAATTAAGCGTAATTGGCGTAACAAGATAA
- a CDS encoding YolD-like family protein: MQDRGTIKWTASTMMMPEQTAMLKKYFAETEHKEKPILDEQQLADINMKLQCALHNDLTVKVKHFKNHDYYHVKGKLKMINSKRCTLQLNDADHTEIAFENLLDVTVL, encoded by the coding sequence TTGCAAGATCGTGGCACAATTAAGTGGACTGCTTCAACTATGATGATGCCTGAACAAACCGCTATGTTAAAAAAATACTTTGCGGAAACGGAACACAAAGAAAAGCCAATTCTTGATGAACAGCAGCTTGCGGATATTAATATGAAATTACAATGCGCATTGCATAATGATCTAACCGTTAAAGTAAAACACTTCAAAAATCATGATTATTATCATGTTAAAGGGAAACTAAAAATGATAAATTCTAAACGCTGCACGTTGCAATTAAATGATGCAGATCATACGGAAATTGCTTTTGAAAATCTCCTGGATGTTACGGTTTTATAA
- a CDS encoding response regulator, with protein MGNEILVVDDKPEICLLLTELLENKGYGITTAENGKVALDKIYKKSFNLIILDYYLPILNGYEVIERLKYDKFTIPIILMTGLPEGINESKKNSLIIDTVAKPFNIQYISDLVKSIIA; from the coding sequence ATGGGAAATGAAATATTGGTTGTTGATGATAAACCTGAAATCTGTTTATTGCTAACAGAACTGCTTGAGAATAAGGGATATGGAATAACTACTGCGGAGAACGGTAAAGTAGCGCTGGATAAAATATACAAAAAGTCATTTAATTTAATCATATTAGATTATTATTTACCAATTCTTAATGGTTATGAAGTAATTGAACGGTTGAAGTATGATAAATTTACAATTCCAATTATCCTAATGACTGGATTACCCGAAGGTATAAATGAAAGCAAAAAAAATAGCCTAATTATTGATACCGTTGCCAAGCCATTTAATATTCAATATATAAGTGATCTCGTTAAGTCTATTATAGCTTAG
- a CDS encoding SDR family oxidoreductase, protein MAKFDTLKDKVVVVAGGGKNLGALVSKKYAEEGAKIIVHYHSNSSKEEAEQTVSSIKSKNGEAALFNGDLTNTTKMKELFDYAVDTYGNVDIAINTVGKVLRKPIEETSEEEFDGMQDINAKAAYFFIKEAAKHMNNNGKIITLATSLLAAYTDGYSTYAGEKAPVEHYTRAASKELMDRGISVNAVAPGPMDTPFFYPQETDERVEFHKSQAMHNQLTKIEDIAPIIHFLTTDGWWINGQTIFANGGYATR, encoded by the coding sequence ATGGCAAAATTTGATACACTGAAAGATAAAGTAGTGGTTGTTGCAGGTGGCGGTAAGAACCTTGGTGCTTTAGTCAGCAAAAAGTATGCTGAAGAGGGCGCAAAAATAATTGTGCATTATCACAGTAACTCTTCCAAAGAGGAAGCAGAACAAACCGTTAGTTCGATTAAGTCCAAGAATGGTGAGGCTGCATTGTTCAATGGAGACTTAACCAATACAACGAAAATGAAAGAATTATTTGATTACGCTGTTGATACCTACGGTAATGTTGATATTGCCATTAATACAGTAGGAAAAGTTCTTCGAAAACCAATTGAAGAAACGTCTGAAGAGGAATTTGACGGTATGCAGGATATTAATGCAAAGGCTGCTTACTTCTTCATCAAAGAAGCAGCTAAACACATGAACAATAATGGAAAAATCATTACGTTAGCTACATCATTGTTGGCAGCTTATACGGATGGTTATTCCACTTATGCAGGTGAAAAAGCTCCCGTTGAGCATTATACACGTGCGGCTTCAAAAGAACTGATGGATCGTGGTATTTCTGTAAATGCAGTTGCTCCTGGACCAATGGACACACCTTTCTTTTATCCTCAAGAAACAGATGAAAGGGTTGAATTCCATAAATCACAGGCTATGCATAACCAGTTGACAAAAATTGAAGATATTGCTCCTATTATTCATTTTCTAACTACTGATGGATGGTGGATTAATGGACAAACAATCTTTGCAAATGGAGGGTACGCAACCCGCTAA
- a CDS encoding MerR family transcriptional regulator, translating to MLTIKKASEKVEIPASTIRYYDNEGLLPFIKRNVNGYRMFKEEDLFWLELIGCMRATGMPIETLRRVAQLHMKGDSTLGERTRIFRDHQKKLQKQKQEIDVALEKLTKKMKILDKEGAAEKNPSEPGF from the coding sequence ATGTTGACGATTAAAAAGGCTTCCGAAAAAGTGGAAATTCCGGCATCAACCATTCGATATTACGACAATGAAGGGCTTTTGCCATTTATAAAGCGCAACGTTAATGGTTACAGAATGTTTAAAGAGGAAGATTTATTTTGGCTGGAATTAATAGGTTGTATGCGTGCAACAGGAATGCCTATTGAAACACTACGACGTGTGGCACAACTTCATATGAAGGGAGACAGCACATTAGGAGAAAGAACACGAATATTTCGGGATCATCAGAAGAAATTGCAAAAACAAAAACAGGAAATTGATGTGGCGTTGGAAAAACTAACAAAAAAAATGAAAATACTGGACAAAGAAGGAGCAGCGGAAAAAAACCCCTCAGAACCAGGGTTCTGA
- a CDS encoding TMEM175 family protein, giving the protein MELDRIAAFSDAIFGIVITILVLQFAVPVLHHPQSISELANALISLLPKLASWFISIVIICKFWINHYYIFKLARKANFALVWINCFFLMSQSFIPFPTALMGEYYQNPLAVSLFGVVMAWNTVMYILLHEYINRNLIKSEFKNAQDPHIIKKSFIGVFSYLLGAGVAWINIYAGFIIFLLTPLLFIVPPKLRTEENEEQGV; this is encoded by the coding sequence GTGGAGCTTGATCGAATTGCAGCTTTTAGTGATGCCATCTTCGGTATTGTTATTACAATTTTGGTGCTACAATTCGCAGTTCCAGTGCTTCATCATCCCCAAAGTATAAGTGAATTGGCCAATGCCTTAATTTCATTACTACCCAAATTGGCAAGTTGGTTTATTAGTATTGTGATTATTTGCAAATTTTGGATTAACCACTATTATATCTTTAAACTTGCTCGTAAAGCCAATTTCGCTTTGGTTTGGATCAATTGTTTTTTTCTTATGTCGCAGTCTTTTATCCCGTTTCCAACAGCTTTAATGGGGGAATACTACCAAAATCCGTTGGCGGTGAGCTTGTTTGGTGTTGTGATGGCGTGGAATACAGTGATGTATATCTTATTGCACGAGTATATTAACCGTAACTTAATAAAATCAGAATTTAAAAATGCTCAAGATCCTCATATAATCAAAAAGTCTTTTATCGGAGTGTTTTCCTATTTACTTGGTGCCGGGGTTGCCTGGATTAATATTTACGCAGGTTTTATCATATTCCTGCTCACACCGTTACTTTTTATCGTACCGCCGAAATTACGCACAGAAGAAAATGAAGAACAGGGAGTGTAA
- a CDS encoding conjugal transfer protein TrbL family protein, protein MFDLTDNIYDFFYEVIKEVMGFIFDALSNIVFNHEGLTGFMEKLFPIFIAIGGSLMLCICLFKVIQYMIQTSARGGSVEVGLSEIIIRAVLASAMVAILPAALTFIILGIVAPLGSWMFGKIGDYSTGVIIDYLHRGSIGDMIGDGFVFLILLGFLLVAFIAFTIKMCIYHADIVLLELLSVIAAVTLCADDNNYMSVWWREVLSQITTILLQMALMVSIVQIITSDLTWWNFMLLIGFSVLLIRGPSVTRHMWYATGSSGALINGGKMATRMAMLKGRTR, encoded by the coding sequence GTGTTTGATTTAACAGATAATATTTATGATTTCTTTTATGAAGTGATAAAAGAAGTAATGGGATTTATTTTCGATGCTCTAAGCAATATTGTATTTAATCATGAAGGTCTAACTGGGTTCATGGAAAAGTTATTCCCTATATTTATAGCTATTGGCGGATCATTAATGCTTTGTATTTGTTTATTTAAAGTAATTCAGTATATGATTCAAACTTCTGCAAGGGGTGGAAGTGTAGAAGTTGGCTTATCTGAGATTATTATACGTGCAGTTTTAGCTTCCGCAATGGTTGCCATATTGCCAGCAGCACTAACTTTTATTATTTTGGGTATTGTCGCTCCTTTAGGTTCATGGATGTTCGGTAAGATTGGTGATTATTCAACAGGAGTGATTATTGATTATCTCCACAGGGGTAGCATTGGTGACATGATTGGTGACGGATTTGTTTTTCTTATTTTACTTGGCTTCTTATTGGTTGCATTTATCGCTTTTACAATCAAAATGTGCATTTATCATGCTGATATCGTGCTACTCGAATTGTTATCTGTAATAGCAGCTGTAACATTGTGCGCGGATGACAATAATTACATGTCGGTATGGTGGCGTGAAGTGTTATCACAAATAACAACAATTCTACTTCAAATGGCTTTAATGGTAAGTATTGTACAAATAATAACATCTGATTTGACCTGGTGGAATTTCATGTTATTGATTGGATTTAGTGTTTTACTTATTCGTGGACCATCCGTTACCAGGCATATGTGGTATGCAACCGGCTCAAGTGGTGCATTAATAAACGGAGGAAAAATGGCTACGCGGATGGCTATGCTTAAAGGACGTACAAGGTAA
- a CDS encoding VirD4-like conjugal transfer protein, CD1115 family, with protein sequence MKTNGIITGLFHNKLITQPTDSKAPNRNHLVVGGPGSYKTQSYVMTNVLNERECSVVVTDPKGEIYEETAEIKKKQGYEVRVVNFKNMENSDRYNPFDYVRKNKDAATVANSIVSAKNNSDAKDIWYLSQAAFLRALILYSVYEMQPKDQNMPGILKFLQEFDPEENKDGENELDEQFMSLDRSHPARRAYELGYKKSRGDMQGSIIMSLLTTIADFIDDEVASFTSFSDFFVGDVGRKKMVIYVLIPVMDDTWEGLINLFFQQMFNELYRIGDENYAKLPQPVYFILDEFPNLGKFNNYEIFLATCRGYGIGVATIIQNITQLTSKYKREKAESIMGNCAVRICLGNVNTTTAGYFMKELGEATVKVETGSTSKSKGKTESNSASENFSYTTRKLKNLDEILTMNTDESIIIMAGKNPIVAKKAYQFKVFPGITSGPNQVGKFKVSQTAYTSNPNEDVLDAFQEKVRRFEDRQQEKREKQEFESQDDAAANFFG encoded by the coding sequence ATGAAAACTAATGGCATTATTACCGGGTTGTTTCATAATAAGTTAATCACGCAGCCTACTGATAGCAAAGCTCCGAACAGAAATCACTTAGTTGTAGGTGGACCAGGTTCTTATAAGACACAGAGCTATGTTATGACAAACGTATTGAACGAAAGAGAATGCTCCGTTGTGGTAACTGATCCAAAGGGGGAGATCTATGAGGAAACAGCTGAAATTAAGAAAAAACAAGGCTATGAAGTTCGGGTTGTAAATTTTAAAAACATGGAAAATAGTGACCGATACAATCCATTTGATTATGTACGAAAAAATAAAGATGCTGCAACCGTTGCAAACAGCATTGTCAGTGCGAAAAATAATTCAGATGCAAAAGATATTTGGTATCTCTCACAAGCTGCATTTTTAAGGGCTTTAATACTGTATTCTGTTTATGAGATGCAGCCCAAAGACCAGAATATGCCGGGTATATTAAAATTCTTACAGGAATTTGATCCAGAGGAAAATAAAGATGGTGAGAATGAATTGGATGAACAATTCATGTCACTAGATCGATCGCATCCGGCTAGGCGAGCATATGAACTTGGTTATAAAAAATCAAGAGGGGATATGCAAGGTTCCATCATCATGTCTTTGCTAACAACCATTGCAGATTTCATTGATGATGAAGTTGCGTCCTTCACTTCATTTTCTGACTTTTTTGTCGGGGATGTTGGCAGAAAAAAGATGGTTATTTATGTGTTGATTCCCGTAATGGATGATACTTGGGAAGGGTTAATTAATTTGTTTTTCCAGCAAATGTTTAATGAATTATACCGGATAGGTGATGAAAATTATGCGAAATTACCTCAACCTGTTTATTTCATATTAGATGAATTTCCGAATCTGGGTAAATTCAATAACTACGAAATATTTCTCGCAACATGCAGAGGGTATGGTATCGGTGTTGCGACAATCATTCAAAACATTACACAGTTAACCTCCAAATATAAGCGAGAAAAGGCTGAATCAATTATGGGGAATTGTGCTGTACGTATTTGCTTAGGAAATGTGAATACAACAACTGCCGGTTATTTCATGAAAGAATTGGGGGAAGCAACCGTAAAGGTTGAAACGGGTTCGACCTCCAAAAGTAAAGGTAAGACAGAGAGTAACTCAGCCTCCGAGAACTTTTCTTATACAACACGAAAATTAAAAAATCTAGATGAGATATTAACTATGAATACGGATGAAAGCATTATTATTATGGCAGGCAAAAATCCAATTGTCGCTAAAAAAGCCTATCAATTTAAAGTATTTCCGGGGATTACATCCGGTCCAAATCAGGTAGGGAAATTCAAAGTCAGCCAAACTGCGTATACCAGTAATCCAAATGAAGACGTGTTGGATGCATTTCAAGAAAAGGTTAGGCGGTTTGAAGATAGACAACAAGAAAAGCGAGAAAAACAGGAATTTGAATCACAAGATGATGCTGCAGCTAACTTTTTTGGATAA
- a CDS encoding bifunctional lytic transglycosylase/C40 family peptidase: MSATATVATAKGVMVAKNHWKKIVYALLILILLLAAAVLGLESSQQEEYGTFPGAMGTIDGKAQVPKHIAQYRELISRYTEAAGIEKYTEFLLALMYQELGHSDTLDIMQASESLGLPPNAIQDPVRSVEIGVQYFKSLLVKGEKAGVDFHTIVQSYNFGMGYIDYVAEHGGKHTVELAKQFANMQANKLGWNSYGDVHYVKNVMTNLSGGSKQGNMEIVMVDNQTLQSIINSMKQFTGDPYVWSGAHPSVGFDCSGLMMWAFGQAGINIPRTAQAQYEASKRISMAEAEPGDLVFFEGTYETNKRITHVGIYVGGNRMFNANGSGIGFSNINNEYWASHFVGFGRLASFE, translated from the coding sequence ATGTCAGCCACGGCTACTGTTGCTACTGCCAAAGGGGTTATGGTTGCAAAGAATCATTGGAAAAAAATCGTATATGCGCTTTTAATCCTAATTCTATTGCTTGCTGCAGCAGTTTTGGGATTGGAAAGTTCTCAACAAGAGGAATACGGTACATTTCCAGGTGCGATGGGAACAATTGATGGAAAAGCACAAGTACCAAAGCATATTGCACAATATCGGGAACTTATTTCCCGGTATACGGAAGCAGCAGGAATAGAAAAATACACAGAGTTTCTCTTAGCATTAATGTATCAAGAATTAGGCCATTCTGACACATTAGATATTATGCAGGCATCTGAATCATTAGGGTTACCGCCAAATGCAATTCAAGACCCTGTGCGAAGTGTAGAAATTGGTGTTCAATATTTTAAATCCCTGTTGGTAAAAGGGGAGAAAGCAGGCGTTGATTTTCATACTATCGTTCAATCTTATAATTTTGGGATGGGTTACATTGATTATGTTGCTGAACATGGCGGTAAGCATACAGTTGAACTGGCAAAACAATTCGCAAACATGCAGGCAAATAAATTGGGTTGGAATAGCTACGGTGATGTTCATTATGTGAAAAACGTCATGACAAATTTAAGCGGTGGAAGTAAGCAAGGCAATATGGAAATTGTCATGGTAGATAATCAAACTTTGCAATCTATTATAAATAGCATGAAACAATTCACGGGGGATCCTTATGTTTGGTCGGGGGCCCATCCCAGTGTTGGGTTCGATTGTTCCGGATTAATGATGTGGGCGTTTGGTCAGGCAGGCATTAATATTCCCCGTACAGCTCAGGCACAATATGAAGCTAGTAAAAGGATATCTATGGCAGAAGCAGAGCCAGGGGACTTAGTCTTTTTTGAAGGAACATATGAAACAAATAAACGAATCACACATGTTGGAATTTATGTCGGGGGGAACCGCATGTTTAATGCAAATGGTTCCGGTATTGGGTTCTCCAATATTAATAATGAATATTGGGCTTCCCATTTTGTAGGATTTGGCAGACTTGCTAGTTTTGAATAA
- a CDS encoding VirB4 family type IV secretion system protein encodes MSVLRSFLLPFSKSKSEGSVKNEQQQEETIQEVIDTASLDDIYPFSWEEKADHIEAGSNYIRILTITGYPSEQFGNWLSELKRKKGNITISQHLQSADDSKMVHHYNELIKNKTVEMEKSVDPYHKKQLKKAINSANNELDKYLESQTTYLEQSTYIFLQAKSMDELDNLNENIRKTLQKLGLKELTPNKAMHHAFWSALPIQQNLLKDYTSRLSNTEAASSFMPFDDAEILDLSPTSQIEGVNRETGSLIGVNYLDEEKVLNQNMVIIGTSGVGKTTYIVQKIMRTFAMGFRSFIIDPENEYSEIVKALGGQVIHLSSNALTKINPFEIFSSDTGNNQQHESMEYLIKNKIQRLKTFFQVIKPDLSQVEKAILDRVIHNTYVNKGVYTFQSIDDMTAEDFPILSDLYHELGKLKQDDIERFERVKDFYYILESYCTGSNTIFNGYTNVSLESQIVSFNLFQLQNEVDVQAAAYLNTFSYLWDAITKNKDETVYCFIDEFHFLSKNPDSMRFFYDAYKRFRKYNAGAIAGTQQIQDVLDAADNLGPSIIGNSFTKVFFGLDNSGVDELMERLKENFSEEEKQLLRARRQGEALYVHGSNRAFMKVELTKEELRLWNQQRYEKEYKVSAEEKPNYEDEIILTKTEREEAKAFSMS; translated from the coding sequence ATGTCTGTTTTACGTTCTTTTTTGTTACCATTTTCTAAAAGCAAATCAGAAGGATCCGTTAAAAATGAACAGCAACAAGAGGAAACTATTCAGGAAGTCATTGACACTGCATCACTTGACGATATTTACCCATTTTCATGGGAAGAAAAGGCTGATCATATTGAAGCCGGAAGCAACTATATTCGGATTTTAACGATTACTGGTTATCCAAGTGAACAGTTTGGAAATTGGTTATCTGAATTAAAACGTAAAAAAGGAAATATCACGATTTCGCAACATCTACAATCAGCGGACGATTCTAAAATGGTACATCATTATAACGAGTTAATTAAAAATAAAACAGTTGAAATGGAAAAAAGCGTTGATCCATACCATAAGAAACAACTTAAGAAAGCCATAAATTCAGCTAATAATGAACTGGATAAATACCTAGAATCACAAACAACATACCTGGAACAATCAACGTACATCTTCCTGCAAGCTAAAAGTATGGACGAATTAGATAATTTAAATGAAAATATCCGAAAAACCTTACAAAAACTAGGGTTAAAAGAGTTAACACCAAACAAAGCCATGCATCATGCTTTTTGGTCTGCACTTCCAATTCAACAGAATTTATTAAAAGATTACACCTCACGATTAAGCAACACAGAAGCAGCTTCCTCTTTTATGCCATTTGATGATGCTGAAATTTTGGATTTATCACCAACAAGCCAAATTGAAGGTGTAAACCGTGAAACAGGTTCGTTAATTGGCGTTAACTATTTGGATGAAGAAAAGGTATTAAATCAAAACATGGTTATCATTGGCACATCCGGCGTAGGGAAAACAACGTATATTGTTCAGAAAATCATGCGTACGTTTGCAATGGGATTCCGGTCGTTCATAATCGATCCTGAGAATGAATACTCCGAAATTGTTAAAGCGTTAGGCGGTCAGGTTATTCATTTATCTTCTAATGCATTAACCAAAATTAATCCCTTTGAAATATTTAGTTCGGACACAGGTAATAATCAGCAACATGAGTCAATGGAGTACCTTATAAAAAATAAAATTCAACGTTTAAAAACGTTTTTTCAAGTTATCAAACCGGATTTAAGCCAAGTTGAAAAGGCTATTTTAGATCGGGTTATTCATAATACCTACGTTAATAAAGGCGTTTATACATTCCAGTCTATTGATGATATGACAGCTGAGGATTTTCCCATCTTATCCGACTTATATCATGAATTGGGAAAATTAAAACAGGATGATATAGAGCGATTCGAACGAGTGAAAGACTTCTATTACATTTTAGAAAGTTACTGTACAGGATCTAACACCATTTTTAATGGTTATACGAATGTAAGCCTGGAAAGCCAAATCGTTAGTTTTAACTTATTCCAATTACAAAATGAAGTTGATGTACAGGCAGCAGCTTACCTGAATACATTTTCATATCTATGGGATGCCATTACCAAAAACAAAGATGAAACTGTCTATTGCTTTATAGATGAGTTCCACTTTTTATCCAAAAATCCGGATTCCATGCGATTCTTTTATGACGCCTATAAGCGATTTAGAAAATATAATGCGGGTGCTATTGCTGGAACACAGCAAATCCAAGATGTGTTAGATGCTGCGGATAATTTAGGACCATCCATTATTGGTAACAGCTTTACAAAGGTTTTCTTTGGATTAGACAACAGTGGTGTAGATGAGTTAATGGAACGGTTGAAAGAAAACTTTTCGGAGGAAGAAAAACAATTATTGCGAGCAAGACGTCAGGGCGAAGCTTTATATGTTCATGGTTCCAACCGAGCATTTATGAAAGTAGAACTCACAAAAGAAGAATTACGTTTATGGAATCAACAGCGGTATGAAAAAGAATATAAAGTCAGTGCCGAAGAAAAACCAAACTATGAAGATGAAATCATTTTAACCAAGACAGAACGAGAAGAAGCCAAAGCGTTCTCCATGTCGTAA
- the trsD gene encoding TrsD/TraD family conjugative transfer protein — MFKTKKEKPYEMSLAEHEQQREHSHSIQDMSLLKAQYLEYVLLDNNTLVAALDATGINMELFNEFEQTNVFEDYASFLTSYFSGNSTNTSIQTLDMTVPVDWKPYLLSWRNRLMQAEKENDPIKQSLISSYIQHYEDIRDKSKMTTKKHLIVISEKVREGTIEALDMAAKNLDEKVEELKRSLESTFLDYDVAVRKLNANEYKDILYWFMNFNRR, encoded by the coding sequence GTGTTTAAAACGAAAAAAGAAAAACCATATGAAATGTCATTGGCTGAACATGAACAACAGCGTGAACACAGTCATTCTATACAGGACATGTCACTATTAAAGGCTCAGTATCTTGAATATGTATTGTTGGATAATAATACGTTAGTTGCTGCTTTGGATGCAACAGGTATTAATATGGAACTCTTCAATGAATTTGAACAAACCAATGTGTTTGAAGATTATGCTTCATTTCTGACCAGTTATTTTTCCGGCAACTCAACAAATACATCTATTCAAACATTAGATATGACAGTTCCGGTAGATTGGAAGCCTTATCTTCTATCATGGAGAAATCGATTGATGCAGGCTGAAAAAGAAAACGATCCAATTAAACAAAGTTTAATCAGTTCATATATACAGCATTACGAAGATATTCGAGATAAATCGAAAATGACTACGAAGAAACATCTTATTGTAATCAGCGAAAAGGTGAGAGAGGGAACAATCGAAGCACTAGACATGGCAGCTAAAAACCTAGATGAAAAAGTAGAAGAACTAAAACGATCATTAGAAAGCACTTTTCTTGATTACGACGTAGCCGTGCGGAAGTTAAATGCCAATGAGTATAAGGATATTTTGTACTGGTTTATGAACTTTAATCGCAGATAA